A DNA window from Maribellus comscasis contains the following coding sequences:
- a CDS encoding outer membrane lipoprotein-sorting protein, with the protein MKSILLLLFLLIGTFVSNAQDINIKEIVKQADEKFRGTSSTGEMTMIIQRPTWSREVTMKNWTLGNEFSMIYITAPAKEKGQVFLKRHNEMWNWVPSIERMIKIPPSMMMQSWMGSDFTNDDLVRESSLVKDYEQKLVGEETIDSYECFKVELIPYDDAPVVWGKIIMWISKEEYHWLKAEYYDEDNYLVNTEILSEIKQMDDRRMPTHLEMIPADEEGNKTILIFKDINFNVNLKESFFSQQNMRRIR; encoded by the coding sequence ATGAAATCAATACTACTTCTTCTATTTCTTCTAATCGGAACTTTTGTTTCAAATGCCCAGGATATAAATATCAAAGAAATTGTAAAACAAGCTGACGAAAAATTTCGCGGAACTTCCAGTACCGGAGAAATGACAATGATTATACAGCGGCCCACGTGGTCGCGTGAAGTTACGATGAAAAACTGGACACTTGGAAATGAATTCTCAATGATTTATATCACAGCTCCTGCCAAAGAAAAAGGTCAGGTTTTTCTTAAACGCCACAATGAAATGTGGAATTGGGTACCCAGCATCGAGCGAATGATCAAAATCCCACCTTCAATGATGATGCAGTCGTGGATGGGGTCTGATTTTACCAATGACGATCTTGTACGGGAATCGTCTCTCGTAAAAGATTATGAGCAAAAATTAGTGGGAGAAGAAACCATTGACAGTTATGAATGCTTTAAAGTTGAACTTATTCCATATGATGACGCTCCTGTTGTTTGGGGAAAAATAATCATGTGGATTTCGAAAGAAGAGTATCACTGGCTAAAGGCAGAATATTACGATGAAGACAACTATCTTGTAAATACTGAAATCCTTTCTGAAATAAAACAAATGGATGATCGCAGAATGCCTACTCATTTGGAAATGATTCCGGCGGATGAAGAAGGCAACAAAACCATACTGATCTTCAAGGACATTAATTTTAATGTGAATTTAAAAGAATCTT
- a CDS encoding TetR/AcrR family transcriptional regulator yields MSPRSAKQFNDIRKQKTELIMETALELFAEKGFHATSISQIAKKAGISKGLTYNYFESKKEILDELIQHGFNTIFDSLDLNKDGIVTKEEFIHFIRHSFSLVRENLQHWKLFFSLLVQPHVAETFSKEYKIKGEPVFLMMYNFIKSQGSNDPEGDLMAISAMIEGAFLYFVAAPDVFPMDIMEEKVINACFKIINN; encoded by the coding sequence ATGTCTCCTCGAAGTGCTAAACAATTTAATGATATCAGAAAACAGAAAACAGAGCTCATTATGGAAACAGCGTTGGAACTCTTTGCAGAAAAAGGGTTCCACGCTACATCCATAAGTCAAATTGCAAAAAAGGCTGGTATTTCAAAAGGACTTACATACAATTACTTCGAGAGCAAAAAAGAGATACTCGACGAATTAATCCAACATGGTTTCAACACCATTTTCGACAGCCTGGATTTAAACAAAGATGGTATTGTAACCAAAGAGGAGTTTATTCATTTTATAAGACATAGTTTCTCGCTGGTTCGCGAAAACCTGCAACATTGGAAACTTTTCTTTTCACTTTTAGTTCAGCCACATGTTGCTGAAACCTTTTCAAAAGAATACAAAATAAAAGGCGAACCCGTATTTCTGATGATGTACAATTTTATAAAATCCCAGGGAAGTAACGATCCGGAAGGAGATTTGATGGCAATAAGTGCAATGATTGAAGGCGCATTCTTATATTTTGTCGCAGCCCCGGATGTATTTCCAATGGATATTATGGAAGAGAAAGTAATAAATGCATGTTTTAAAATCATAAACAACTAA